A DNA window from Elephas maximus indicus isolate mEleMax1 chromosome 17, mEleMax1 primary haplotype, whole genome shotgun sequence contains the following coding sequences:
- the LOC126060766 gene encoding regenerating islet-derived protein 3-gamma-like isoform X1 — protein MLPPMALFCMSGMLLSCLMLLSQVQGEEDSPKEHSSARIKCPGGSNAYGSYCYALFLTPKTWVDAEIACQKRSSGHLVSVLSVAEASFVASVVKSTSNTYTNVWIGLHDPTLGLEPNAGGWEWSSWDVLNYFAWERDPSTVLNSGHCGSLSRNTGFLKWKDYNCDQRLPYVCQFKN, from the exons ATGCTGCCTCCCATGGCCCTCTTCTGCATGTCCGGGATGCTGCTTTCCTGCCTGATGCTCCTATCCCAGGTTCAAG GTGAAGAAGACTCCCCAAAGGAACATTCCTCTGCTCGGATCAAGTGTCCAGGAGGCTCCAACGCCTATGGCTCCTACTGCTATGCCTTGTTTCTAACACCAAAAACCTGGGTGGATGCTGAA ATAGCCTGCCAGAAGCGGTCCTCAGGACACCTCGTGTCTGTGCTTAGTGTGGCTGAGGCATCCTTTGTGGCTTCTGTGGTGAAGAGCACTTCAAACACCTACACAAACGTCTGGATTGGGCTCCATGACCCCACGCTG GGCTTGGAACCCAATGCAGGTGGATGGGAGTGGAGTAGCTGGGATGTGCTAAATTACTTTGCCTGGGAGAGAGATCCCTCCACCGTCTTAAACTCTGGCCATTGTGGGAGCCTGTCTCGAAACACAG GATTCCTGAAATGGAAAGACTATAACTGTGATCAGAGATTACCCTATGTTTGCCAGTTCAAGAACTAG
- the LOC126060766 gene encoding regenerating islet-derived protein 3-gamma-like isoform X2, whose protein sequence is MLPPMALFCMSGMLLSCLMLLSQVQGEEDSPKEHSSARIKCPGGSNAYGSYCYALFLTPKTWVDAEGLEPNAGGWEWSSWDVLNYFAWERDPSTVLNSGHCGSLSRNTGFLKWKDYNCDQRLPYVCQFKN, encoded by the exons ATGCTGCCTCCCATGGCCCTCTTCTGCATGTCCGGGATGCTGCTTTCCTGCCTGATGCTCCTATCCCAGGTTCAAG GTGAAGAAGACTCCCCAAAGGAACATTCCTCTGCTCGGATCAAGTGTCCAGGAGGCTCCAACGCCTATGGCTCCTACTGCTATGCCTTGTTTCTAACACCAAAAACCTGGGTGGATGCTGAA GGCTTGGAACCCAATGCAGGTGGATGGGAGTGGAGTAGCTGGGATGTGCTAAATTACTTTGCCTGGGAGAGAGATCCCTCCACCGTCTTAAACTCTGGCCATTGTGGGAGCCTGTCTCGAAACACAG GATTCCTGAAATGGAAAGACTATAACTGTGATCAGAGATTACCCTATGTTTGCCAGTTCAAGAACTAG